The genomic DNA CTCCCTTCGACGACCGCATCATGTCGTTTCTCGCTTCCTTGACCGCTCCTTCGAGGGCTGCATAACACTCGTTCAAGTGCAGAACAACATCAGCCGTTCGCCCCTTTCGCTCCCGAGACGTTTCGATCCGGGCCAGCTCGGTCAGCAGCCCTCGTATCCGGGTGACGGCGCCGATAATGCCGAGGGCCTGATCGATCGTCATCTCGTTCTTGCTCAGCACGCTCTCTGACTCCCGGAAGAGCTCCTCCAGGACGCAGCATACGCTCTCGACGTCGTTTGAGGCATTGATCTTCCTGATTATCTCGTGCACCAGCCGACCTCCTATCTCTGCTGCGCTTCAGCCTCCTCAGCATCCACTTGCATGCCGCAGCCGTCGTGCACCAGGGCAAGCTCGCCACCGGAAAAGATTTTATCGATGTCGAGTATGATGACGAACTGGTCATCCCGCTTCCCCATACCTTTGATGAAACTGTTATTAAGACGGGTGCCGATCCTGGGGGCGGGCTCGATGCTCTCCGGCTCCAGCTCGATCACCTCCTGCACCGAATCAGCCAGCGCCCCCAGCACCGTGGTCTCGCCGTCTATTGCAACCTCGACGATGATACTGCAGGTAGTGACGGTCCTCTCGGTCCTGCTCATCCCGAACTTCAGCCGCATATCCACCACCGGCACTACTGCCCCCCTCAGGTTGATCACTCCCCTCATGAAATCCGGGGTCTG from Nitrospirota bacterium includes the following:
- a CDS encoding chemotaxis protein CheW, whose protein sequence is MSAERIADIAQYLTFTLDGEVFAVEIAKVREVLDFTSVTKVPQTPDFMRGVINLRGAVVPVVDMRLKFGMSRTERTVTTCSIIVEVAIDGETTVLGALADSVQEVIELEPESIEPAPRIGTRLNNSFIKGMGKRDDQFVIILDIDKIFSGGELALVHDGCGMQVDAEEAEAQQR